TCATCTCGGTGATTTTGTTCTTGCCCAACCATAGTTCCTCTAATCCTGTTAAAGTGTCTAAACCTTGAATTTCCCGAATTCGGTTTGCGGCAAGTTCTAAGTTGCGTAGCTTGGAGAGACCTTCGAGGTTCTCAATGGTGGTTATTTTGTTCTGCACAAAATAGAGGTCGGTGAGGGAAGTGAGGTGGTTTAGTTTCTTGATGTGTTTTAATTTGTTAAAGGAGAGGTCGAGGGAAGTGAGGTTGATGAGATCTTCGAGCCCCCGGATATGCGCGATTAGGTTATCGTATAAATCGAGGTCGGTGAGGGTAGATGCGAGACAAGAGAGATCTTCGATTGCACTGATCGTGTTTTGACGAAGACAAAGACGTTGGACTTGGGTGAAGCGTGAAAGACGAAGCGAAGGGATGGAGGAAATGCGTGCGTGTACGAGGTCGATTTCTTCGGTATCGAGGGGATAGTCGTCAAGGAGATCTTTGTGATATTAGTATGTatgcagaagaaaagagatgtTTTTGACCAGGACGAATAAAGGGATGTATACCTTCATCTGCATTAATAACTTCTCCCGGCATCACATTCTCCTCATCTGAATATTCAGGATCAGATATAGCTTCCGGGTTAGCAAGCTCTAACTTCTtgccattttctttctctacaCGTAATTTTCCATCCCAGCCACTGCTACTGCGTGGAGGGGTCGATTCTTGCGCATCGTGTCCTGCGACGTCTTCCTTGTTGATGGAAATATGCGATAGACTGGTCGCCGTTTTATCTTCTTCGTTCGACATAGTGATCGTTTGGATTTCGTCTTATGAGTGTATACAGCGAAGTCTGCCGTGCTGTGTCGGAATGAAATTTGCTATTATGGGGggggtatgtatgtatgtaatgtgtgtgtgtgtgtatgtatgtatgtatgtttgcttgtttgttgTTGTGCTTGCAGTGGAGTGACGCCAGAAATTTAACTTATGCTGACTTATGTAGGTAATCACCGGAATTGGTACTTTAGACACTCGAAGTTTGATCTCTGGGTAATTTGAATACCACTAATTTCTGTATCAATAGCAATAAGTGCCCTCGAAGCTTGAATGTTCTCAAGTGAATGAAACTCTTATCTTCGAattctattcttcttctaaCAGATACTCGCTGTTTCTACCCAGTCTCGGTCAATTTTGCATCATTAGCCTGATAATGATAAGATTGTATTTGGTGGGGAGGCGAGGGGTTCTGATGAAAGGTGTGGCTCGCGCGGCTCACGAGCGAAGGAAGTGTGGCTGACGGAACTTGATAGCAATAAGTGAAATATCTaaacaatccaaatccaaaaatcaacaatGGCGACAATGCGGATGAATGACTTTATCAGTTCATGAGATCTCTGATGAGtcaaagaatcaataaagacttgatattgaatgaaaCGTTGAGTCAGAATGTTTCGGACGCCTCGATTCCCTGTTCAACAGGCAAGGTGCATTTTACGAAAGCCTCATGGATATGGACAGTATCAACGGCGTGGATTCGCTGAGGTGCCCATGGTTCTTGTTCCGCCTTTGTATTTCTTAGGACTGGGAGTGGCGATGTGGACTTGTGAGTAGGGTTTCTATATGGTTTTATGTATCATTTGAAGGAAAGCGATTCGGGATGTCTGGGAGCATCGAAAGTTCAGTATTCCTTATTGATAATGAAGTCCATGATTTCCATGCTAAGTCAAGGTAGGGAAATGCTTCATGATGGtaacatttcaaaataaaatcatataCATGGTAAGTTCTCTCATGTTATCTTATCCTACACATCTCATGTAGTAGAAATAGCCCGGGTTGCCTCCCAATTCCAGACAGGAAACTATCGCGAATTACCAAAAAGAATGTCTGGGCATAAAatggagggaagagaagattaGATCTACAGATAATACAGCTATCAGCCTATGTGTTGCAGAAGTATCTTGTGGCAGTGCTACAGAAGATCAAGGTAGGCGGCGAATAGTCTATGTCTTATATTTCCAAGGTTATTATATCCTATTTTTTAGTATGTGATTATATGTTCACATAAGTCTAGGTAATGCAGCATCGTTACCACCAAgacttcctttcctctccaccGTTCCACGAAAACTGGAAAAACTATCCTCTGCTCACGACAAGTCTGTACAATACGTATTTGTATGTTGCAGCTATAGAGGGTATTGGAAATCACGAGGGAGGCCATCAGAAAAGGGACTCATGAAAGATGCAGAAGCTACCATGCAATGGGTTAAGAAAGATCTTGAAGCACGACCAGGCTCAAATGGATGCGATATTGTTCTTTGGGGCCAAAGTATAGGAGCGGGCATTGTCACAGGTCTGGCGGCGAAGGGTGGAATTTTTTCAGATGAATTGCGTCTGCAGAAATTGATTTTAGAGACTCCCTTCCTGGGCATGTAAGTATTCTCTTCCTGAGAATCCTTGACAAGATGAGACTAATCAGTATTATACCTACAGTAAAGCTATGCTAGAGACACTCTATCCACAAAAGTGGCTTCCATATCGGCATCTTCACCCATTTTTGAGGAACCACCTTGATAGTTGGAAAGCTTTGGGCGAAATGCATGAACGGACTCGAAAGTCCGGATCAAAACCACCACGGATTCTTATTCTGCAAGCTGGAAAAGACGAGCTGGTGCCGGAATCGCATGGAGGAATGTTAGAGAAGAGGTGCTCGGATCTTGTGTTAGAGGTGAGGAAAGAAGTCATTCAAAGTGCGTTGCATAATGAAGTTTTGGTTCGTGGGGGTGGAAGTACGATCATTGCAGAGGCTATACGGGATGTCGTCAATTTAGAGTACCGTGGAGCTGTAAAGTAGTTGATGCTAATTTATCAAACtcatatgtatatatatattcgtCTGGTCTCAAAACCGATAGTCTACTGGTGATGCATGAACTCGTGGGACAGTCTTTTTAGCTTCAACGCTCAGAAAACAAGacagaaattcaagattctATTAGCACTACGATTCTTTATAGctagaatttcgaaattgaatCATTGTACATTTCATTACCTGATATGGatttatttcgaaatcaattACAGCTTTTCAAGGAATCACGTGAGTCCGTGTGCTTACTGATGCTCCTCGAGACGCGATGACCTTTTTCTCTTCGTCGTCTCTTCCATGCTGTCTCCCTTCTTTCCCCAGtccccatttcccatctAATGACCCAGCCATCCAATCCTCGCTCGAGCCTCgttatttaaattttgaCACCCTCCAGAAAAAGACACCATCCgtattttccattccctACACCTTCACAAGTTTCACGTATCTCATACAGGCAATTCCGAACCATCGGGTCACACCAAGATACCATACTAGCACTTTTAGCGTTGCATATACTTTCCAGCTTTCAAGGTCACTGCATTTCCTTGCTTCCTTGCATCCATTCCTACGATGTGCGATGTACAGCATTCTCCCCAATTCATCGATACCTTGGACGATCAATTTCCATGCCCATTCGCTCGTTGGACTTCGTGAGATGAACTATTTTCATAAGCGTGAAGTATTTACAACCAAATGGATTTAGAGAGATCCCAATTCTCTAGCAAGAACTCCTATGAAAAGAGACTCCAAAGTACAGCAGCcttactttctttctttttatcacGGCCAACATGTTGAAGGGATACCTAAACCTTGTCATTCTCATCTGTGCAATGAGTGGTCCGGGGAAGCAGGGATATAAACAGCGTCTCTGTCgatatctcatctcagcTCGTGTATTGGGAATAGATTGAATGCTGCTTTATTTGTACTTCCATGCAACAAACCTACAAATATCTAACTCTCAGGCCTGATATAGGGATTGAAGCCCAACATCACCACCTATATGACTCCGTTTGCTTCATCAGACAGCGAGATGACGTTCATTGGATACAGAAAGAAAGCCCCGTAATCCTTGGTTTCCCCTTCCAAGCCAACTCTTCACATCCATACCGATATACCTACCGACATACATAATTGTCTCACcgaaaaaacaaaatttgcTTGAACCTCTCATGCAGCCTCCCTGACTCTACTGCTGCAGACGGCAAAAGCTTCCAATGGCATGTTAAAACCAAACCAGGCAGCAATTAGAACTAAGGCCAAATCATGGAGAGTCACCTGTTTTGGTGTAGGCTTCGCACACTTATGCAATCACTCTATCCTGGTCAATCGCGTCTTCCGGTCCTAGAACGCGTTAGTCCGTTGATTGCCTatgaatacatatataaagTGGCCGCCCACTTCTCATGAGAGctgtctttctttcaatcaaTGAGGCGCAATTAATATCTCGGGtcaaattcttcatcgaTTGATATCACGAACGTTCATTTTCTGTTTGTGTGGTAGAATACAGCGTCGTGATCTTCAATCGATCTTCTCGCAGACTTCATTTTAATTAGCAACCGACCGAGAATGTTTACGAAAAGCTTCAATAAATCACAAACAACAGAGAGTTTTTCAAGAAGTCGTCGTCATAAAGGAAAGTCTTCATTTAGAGAACATGCAGTATCAAAGCATCGTCATGAGAAAACTACTCGTAAACCTCCAACTGAGCAAATTTCTTCTCCCAAGTATGTTTGTCGAACACAACACTTCAATTAGCACAATTGTTGACTCTATCTAGCACATTGACCTCATCCATAATTACTATTGTCGTCGGTCGCGAACAAAGACTCTTTGCTGCTCACGAGGATGTCCTCTGTctatcctctttctttcaatccGCCTGCCGAAACCAGTACATGGAAACGATTAACAAACGCATTACACTTCCCGACGAAGAACCCGAGATATTTTCCTCCGTACTCGAATATTTATACAAAGGAGATTATTATCCTCGACTCGTACATAACAAACGCAAAAACACATGGGAACTGGAAAgtggtgatggagatggaaaggaatCGactattcatcatcattctatTGATGGCGAACTGTTGAAGGATACAGTAATTTATTGTGCGGCAGGAAAATATGGGTTAGAGGAACTTCAACGATTGGCATTGAGAAAACAGGGGCTTCGTATGTTTTCCCCCTTTACTTTCTTGCTGTCGTCGctaatggaagaagaatcggGTATTCAATGCAGTACCATTCTCTCATCGGCTCGTTACGCATATGCGAATACGCCCGATACCGACTCGAAACTGCGAGCTCATTATCTGGCTCTCATTATCAGAAGTCGAAGCACATTCAAAAGAAGTGGGACGATGCAATTGGAAATGTTGCAGGGAGGCTCACCGTTGTTTTTTGACTTGTTTGTTGCTTTGGCTAATcatgttgatgatgttgttgcgTGAGTACTTTCTACCCTAATGTTGTATAATGATACATGTAAGTGAATTGAACTTTAATTAATTATGAGTGTAGTGCTTCACCAAAAAGTTTCAGGACTCATTGAGTTGTAGTTGCAACTCACATCTTACTCAAGCCAACTCAACACCGCACAACCTTCTTTCCTAACGGATGTCGCACCAGGACATGACACTCCTTCTGATGATATCtccatttctctcctcttcacctcacttcacttcacttaCCTACCTTCTTCCATGAAAATTCGCACAGGCGTTGCGTTtacattcttcttctaccCCTAACACAATTTTGACCCCTTTGGTTTCAATTTACCTCGATTATAACTCATGATACTTCACCGTTTATTTCACATAACGAACATTAACTCCTGTTCTCTTTTGATACCATGGCGTTAGACTTAgccttttcccttcttctttttcattttgatgatgattcctATTCTGTTGTTTTTTTCACATTgggttctttttctttggcaTAACCTTTCATCACGACTTGCCAACACCGCCGAGATGGCGATATGAACGAATGGAAAGACGGGAACACGGCGAGTACCCGCGGGCGCCTCatgtataattattattcttgtGCTAACTATTTTTATGATTGTTGTTTTTCCTGTCTtgttatttgaatattttgtttcatttcgTTTTACAAATTGGGCACTTCATCATTCTATCAAGTATGTAGGGAAAGCAGGACAGGACGGGGAAAGGAGGAACATATCAAATTGACAGGACAGATCAATGAATGTGAGAGGacgagatgatgaattggatgaggggatgggactgtattatttatttatcttcTGTTCTTGATGCTTTCTTACTCTTACTCTGGGGATTTTCATTTATGTCATCTATCTATTGCGCTACTTTATCTTTATGTTATGTTAGATTCTTAGGAGCGGGGGGTCATCCTATGCACACTATTCTTACGATGGAAGAGAGGATGGAAATAAGATACGATAGCAAGAAAAGCAAACCAAAATGGCATTCGAGTTTGCAAATCAGAACGCGAGGCGATGAGGAATTGGAAAGGGGAACTAGATTTCGTGATTTTAGtcttgggtttgggtttagggttggatttgataatattgataGATATTGAGTTATTGTCTATGGGAATAATATGTGGATATACATATGGATAGGGATACGAGACGGAattagtattagtattagtaCTGATCCTCAGTTTATCaagtattaatatcaatctatcaattattcaatcaatcatcgGTGATATACATGGATTTATATCCATTCTTCGTTGTGAGGAATCGAGGTTGGAAATTctgtgatttgtgatttgtggTCTGGATGTGATGTAATATgtaatatgtatgtatgtatcatcTCGGACTCTCTTGACGTAAACCCAAcatattccattccatgtaatcaatttcgaaaaaGCGGAGGAAGaggtggaaagaaagaaagaaagaaatacaaaTGTGATTCAAGAATCTAGGGCTTTTTTaccctcccccctctccccttttAGTCCCTATCTCTGGGATACTATCTAGAattttatttacttatttacttatctatttatctatctattgaATGATAAAATGACGGGACAGTGGAAACAAGAGAATAAAAACCCAACCAAATCCAACACGAGAACTCAACACGAGATGATTAAAGAGATAAAAGTGCATAAAACAAATTATGACCTGTTATAGCATACACATGATACATCCGAATCAAACCAAAGCAAAGCAAGCCAGAGCAAATTATTCCATGCTCCTGCGAGGGGAGCGGGGTATGTGTAAAGAATACTATGGAGGAAATGAGTTATCAGTTATTGAGTTCTTGAGTGTTGATTGGATGTTTGGTATTTGATGTTTGGTCTTCACTTTTATATGTTTATGTATATGTTTATGTATATgtttatgtatatgtatatatataccttaTAACTTATTAGTCGTGTGAGTGTCAAGACCAGGCGAGATGGGGTGGTTTTGAAGGACTGGGGgtcgagatggagatggaggttTAGATCGAGATGCTGGggatatatgtgtgtgtgtgtatgtgtgtgagagtgagagagtgagagagataCAAAGAGAGATTAAAACGCAACAGAAtgtatgaaatgaaatacaGAAACAGCGTTGAGGATATAGGTAGATGGTAGAAGCCAAGATATTCAAGGCGGTTGTAtatctatgtatgtatgtatgggtCGAAGAgagaatgatttgtttgtatgtatgtatgcatccACTTGTCTCGTGTGAGGTTTGCTGAACTATCATAAAAATATCTTGGTGTGGTGGTGTGGGATGTACAGTGAGgagaaatcgaaaatcaatACTCGTTACCGAATGCTGAATTCATGTATATCGCCGAGTACATATTGGACCGAAGTGAGACGAATCAACGGTTGCCTAGGGGGCAAATGTCCTCGGTACCAATCTTTGAACTTACAAAGTGACTAGTATGTTGCGAACATTTCTGAATAGAATAATTTCATATATCCACGCGTTATTTATTATCTTGCATGATGtaattgatatcattgtcGCTTTACTACCGCTAAGAGAAATCATTAAACGCCTGTTCCAGGAAATGCGCCACCTTTGCTTAACACGACGATCCCATGTGCTCGTGATATATAGCCCTTCATCAAGCTCTGTAGAATGAGTGTTAGCAATCTAACTCGTTCAAAGGACAAGATTCAGGCGCAGATGAGGATATGAGATATGACTCACCTTGTAAATCATATTTGCAAGTAAACATTCCACTTCATCATTTTCCATCGTTTCTTTACTCCCAATGCTAATTGCAGCAGCGAAT
The Botrytis cinerea B05.10 chromosome 5, complete sequence DNA segment above includes these coding regions:
- the Bcsds22 gene encoding Bcsds22 yields the protein MSNEEDKTATSLSHISINKEDVAGHDAQESTPPRSSSGWDGKLRVEKENGKKLELANPEAISDPEYSDEENVMPGEVINADEDLLDDYPLDTEEIDLVHARISSIPSLRLSRFTQVQRLCLRQNTISAIEDLSCLASTLTDLDLYDNLIAHIRGLEDLINLTSLDLSFNKLKHIKKLNHLTSLTDLYFVQNKITTIENLEGLSKLRNLELAANRIREIQGLDTLTGLEELWLGKNKITEMKNLDALQNLKILSIQSNRIRDITGLDKLSGLEELYISHNALSSLSGLESCSQLRVLDISNNEVSSLKGLEGLKELEEVWASYNKIADFNDVEEHLKDKEKLNTVYFEGNPLQLKGPALYRNKVRLALPQVMQIDATFVRVS